One segment of Anastrepha obliqua isolate idAnaObli1 chromosome 3, idAnaObli1_1.0, whole genome shotgun sequence DNA contains the following:
- the LOC129241995 gene encoding putative nuclease HARBI1, whose amino-acid sequence MDPTFFLYVSSSERDGEEKIVRRQLREKSNSLALPNTAFLKRFRLTKEAFEFVLQEINLTKSDTKAVPPVLQLAATLSLLASGGYQHIVGSDYLIGMGQSTVSKLTSHVLKEMERKLCPQLIRFAPEDSLGCKEWFVEQYKVPGGCVDGTHIGLQKPTANEHMYFNRKGYHSINAMVVSSYYNILLE is encoded by the exons atggatccgacttttttcttatatgtgAGTTCCAGTGAAAGAGATGgagaagaaaaaatagtgcGGAGGCAGCTAAGAGAAAAGAGCAATTCTTTGGCACTCCCAAACACAGC GTTCCTTAAACGATTCCGTCTGACCAAAGAGGCCTTCGAATTTGTTCTACAGGAAATAAATTTAACGAAATCAGACACCAAAGCGGTGCCTCCAGTGCTACAACTGGCAGCTACACTTTCACTTTTGGCTAGCGGTGGGTACCAGCACATTGTTGGCAGCGACTATTTGATCGGTATGGGCCAGAGCACTGTTTCGAAGTTAACATCCCACGTCCTGAAAGAAATGGAAAGGAAGTTATGCCCGCAGTTAATACGATTTGCGCCAGAAGATTCACTTGGCTGCAAGGAGTGGTTTGTGGAGCAGTACAAAGTACCTGGAG GGTGCGTTGATGGCACTCACATCGGCTTGCAAAAACCTACAGCAAACGAGCACATGTACTTCAATAGGAAAGGCTATCATAGCATCAACGCAATGGTAGTAAGTAGCTATTACAATATATTGCTTGAATAA
- the LOC129241999 gene encoding tigger transposable element-derived protein 1-like yields the protein MLLISLEDLNQKRIPTNGQLIKERALRLYEQLKNSDPTISSSDHNIAEFSASTEWLTGFLKRNAFHNVKITGEIASADDDEAKSFPKKFLKIIEDGGYSPDQVFNADETGLFWKKMPSRTYIAKSEKSASGFKAAKDRVTFLFCSNASGDRILKPLVINRSLKPRSLKGKDMAKLPVHWIANKKAWVTTAIFTEWFNRYFVPEVKKYLLDKGLEFKVILLIDNAPGHPHIEHANVEIVFLPPNTTSILQPLDQGIICNFKKHYLKFTFQHILDKIENEGITVTDAWKKFSILDCINHAGLAVKAIKPQTLNTCWKTVWPECNQSGSLSEEISISEIISLGHEIGAEGFETLCSADIDELLLDAELNDEDLMEIIAGDSGKDIESEDEITPFTSNVNRKGIQMCRELENII from the coding sequence ATGTTATTAATTTCTTTGGAAGATTTAAACCAGAAGAGAATCCCCACAAATGGCCAACTAATTAAAGAACGAGCACTTCGATTGTATGAGCAGCTGAAAAATTCGGATCCTACTATTTCATCCAGCGATCACAACATAGCAGAGTTCTCAGCCAGTACAGAATGGTTAACTGGGTTTTTAAAGCGTAATGCATTTCATAACGTAAAGATTACCGGTGAAATTGCATCAGCAGATGATGATGAAGCTAAAAGTTTTCCAAAGAAGTTCCtcaaaattattgaagatgGAGGATATAGCCCAGATCAAGTCTTTAATGCCGACGAGACTGGGCTATTTTGGAAAAAGATGCCTAGTCGTACCTATATTGCTAAATCAGAAAAATCTGCAAGCGGTTTTAAAGCAGCAAAAGATAGAGTCACCTTCTTATTTTGCAGCAATGCGTCCGGGGATCGGATATTAAAACCTTTAGTTATAAATCGATCACTAAAACCTCGATCGCTGAAGGGTAAAGACATGGCAAAACTTCCTGTTCATTGGATAGCCAACAAAAAAGCGTGGGTGACTACTGCAATTTTCACAGAATGGTTTAATCGATATTTTGTGCcggaagttaaaaaatatttgctggatAAAGGTCTCGAGTTCAAAGTGATTTTGCTTATCGATAACGCGCCAGGTCATCCGCATATTGAACATGCCAATGTCGAGATAGTGTTTCTCCCACCAAATACAACCAGCATTTTGCAACCATTGGACCAGGGCATTATCtgcaattttaaaaaacattatctAAAGTTCACCTTTCAGCACATTTTGGACAAGATAGAGAATGAAGGGATAACAGTTACGGAtgcctggaaaaaattttcgattttggactgcATAAATCATGCTGGCTTGGCAGTTAAAGCTATAAAACCACAAACTTTAAATACTTGCTGGAAAACGGTTTGGCCAGAATGCAATCAAAGCGGAAGTCTATCAGAAGAAATATCAATATCAGAAATTATATCTTTAGGTCATGAAATTGGTGCAGAGGGGTTTGAAACATTATGCAGCGCAGATATTGATGAGCTACTTTTGGACGCAGAGCTAAATGATGAAGACTTAATGGAAATCATTGCTGGTGATTCTGGAAAAGACATCGAATCGGAAGATGAAATAACACCATTTACGTCAAATGTGAATCGAAAAGGAATTCAGATGTGCAGGGAATTAGAAAATATTATCTGA